From one Peptoniphilaceae bacterium AMB_02 genomic stretch:
- the rnpA gene encoding ribonuclease P protein component: MEKSLRLRKNREFQTVYKRGSSYWNREFTILTLKNNLSTSRIGFTVTKKFGTAVERNAIKRKLREIIRLNKHTLIKGYDIVIIPKKNTKDMNFEELSRSLIHVFGIVNRKKRTKGKK; encoded by the coding sequence ATGGAAAAAAGCCTTAGATTAAGGAAAAATAGAGAATTTCAAACTGTTTATAAACGAGGTAGTAGTTATTGGAATAGAGAATTTACAATACTCACTTTAAAGAACAACCTCTCTACTTCTAGAATAGGCTTTACTGTAACAAAAAAATTTGGTACTGCTGTAGAAAGAAATGCTATTAAAAGAAAGCTCAGAGAAATTATAAGACTCAATAAACATACATTGATTAAGGGATATGACATAGTCATAATCCCTAAAAAAAACACTAAAGATATGAATTTTGAGGAGCTTAGCCGATCTTTGATTCACGTGTTCGGTATTGTTAATAGAAAAAAGAGAACCAAGGGAAAAAAATGA
- a CDS encoding extracellular matrix/biofilm biosynthesis regulator RemA family protein, translated as MYIDLGNNNVVAVDEIVAIMDSNSALSSEDNHRILIEYEKDGDMIYCSNQNFIKSYVLCDGSNGKKIYSCSFSPKLLKDRLVSPII; from the coding sequence ATGTATATTGATTTAGGAAATAATAATGTGGTAGCGGTAGATGAAATAGTCGCAATCATGGACAGCAATAGTGCACTAAGCTCGGAAGACAACCACAGAATACTCATAGAATACGAAAAAGACGGAGATATGATATACTGTAGCAATCAGAATTTTATAAAATCTTATGTATTATGTGATGGATCAAACGGAAAAAAGATATATTCATGTTCCTTTAGTCCAAAACTACTTAAAGATAGACTGGTATCTCCCATTATCTAA
- the recF gene encoding DNA replication/repair protein RecF gives MYISDLKLINYRNYKNEKMEFINGINIFIGGNAQGKTNLLESIYYCSRGNSFKSVKDSDIIRHNCDRATLDAQIIRNDRRKLIHIEIGKEKIITINDLRIKSLKDMKSQFDIVYFWPDHLRVVKDGPSLRRELVDDAITTIRPSFNRLHNTFTRLISQRNSLLKKSQTTRYFKEQLISITKQIAEIGAVITIMRHKYVTILKGISSKIHSEITGNSEELDMVYMNSLPDIELISIEREELTGLLYEKIMSSLETDLRYGHTSNGPHRDDLELLINGKDSKIFASQGQQRSIILSIKLAEMDIVNRYNNSWPILLLDDVFSELDKNRRQRFLEKISNCQSLITTNEVNADELNYFSKNINIKKINEGRIVNR, from the coding sequence TTGTATATTTCAGATTTAAAATTAATAAATTATAGAAATTATAAAAATGAAAAAATGGAATTTATCAATGGCATCAATATTTTTATCGGTGGCAATGCACAAGGCAAGACAAATCTACTAGAATCAATCTACTATTGCAGTAGAGGAAATTCTTTTAAAAGTGTTAAAGATAGTGATATAATAAGGCATAATTGTGATCGGGCAACACTTGATGCACAAATAATCAGAAATGATAGAAGAAAACTTATCCACATAGAGATTGGAAAAGAAAAGATAATAACTATTAATGATCTAAGAATCAAATCTTTAAAGGATATGAAAAGTCAGTTCGATATAGTATACTTTTGGCCGGATCATCTCAGAGTAGTTAAAGATGGTCCTTCATTAAGAAGAGAACTGGTAGATGATGCAATAACGACTATAAGACCTTCTTTTAATAGATTGCACAATACTTTTACCAGACTCATAAGTCAAAGAAACAGCTTACTTAAAAAATCACAGACTACTAGATATTTTAAAGAACAGTTGATAAGTATAACAAAACAAATTGCTGAAATCGGTGCAGTCATAACGATAATGCGCCACAAGTACGTAACCATACTAAAGGGGATATCGAGTAAAATCCACTCCGAAATAACAGGAAATTCCGAGGAACTGGACATGGTATACATGAACTCTTTACCGGATATTGAACTTATCAGCATAGAAAGAGAAGAACTGACCGGATTACTCTATGAAAAGATAATGTCATCACTTGAGACAGACCTAAGATACGGACATACCTCGAATGGTCCACATAGAGATGATTTGGAACTGCTTATAAACGGCAAGGACTCCAAAATATTCGCATCTCAAGGTCAGCAGAGATCGATAATTCTGAGCATAAAACTTGCAGAGATGGACATCGTAAACAGATATAATAATAGCTGGCCAATCCTTCTTTTGGACGATGTATTCTCTGAACTGGATAAAAACAGAAGACAGAGATTTTTGGAAAAAATTAGTAATTGTCAGTCACTAATTACTACAAATGAAGTAAATGCAGACGAGTTAAATTATTTTAGTAAAAATATAAATATTAAGAAAATAAATGAAGGAAGAATAGTTAATAGGTGA
- the yidD gene encoding membrane protein insertion efficiency factor YidD — translation MNSLAIYIIKFYRKYVSGLFGSNKCKYYPTCSQYALEAFSRYGFFKATIKSVWRILRCNPFSKGGYDPLD, via the coding sequence ATGAATAGTCTTGCCATATATATTATAAAATTTTATAGAAAATATGTTTCAGGATTATTTGGATCCAATAAGTGTAAATATTATCCTACATGTTCTCAGTATGCTCTCGAAGCATTCAGCAGATACGGTTTTTTTAAAGCTACCATAAAAAGTGTTTGGAGAATCTTAAGATGTAATCCATTTTCAAAAGGTGGATATGATCCTTTAGATTAA
- the dnaA gene encoding chromosomal replication initiator protein DnaA produces the protein MNIELSKIWEEVNEMFKVELSELTYNTWISSMKPIAFNGDTIFVHSPNDFTRRMIEQRYKKTLEKYLHFLLNKNIEVILVDPSTEEKTLEIYAQKSDTFIPISEPEITDSDVETQKPTTANDNRNRNRLISKYTFENFVAGKSNEFALSASMAVAESPGTSYNPLFIYGGAGLGKTHLMNACAQKIQDTYPEKKVVYLSSETFTNDLISSLNNRKNREFRKKYREVDVLLIDDIQFIAGKTGTQEEFFHTFNDLYNANKQIIISSDRPPKEIKTLEERLISRFEWGLIADIQQPDFETRVAILNKKVAMEGIYVPNDVLEYIAMNIKYNIRELEGALLKVIAYSTLMKVDNINLPFAKEALKKLISETEEKIITIDLIKDIIIDNYALQSGDLESKNRSRNIAFPRQIAMYLSRQMTDLSLLKIANSFNRDHSTIIHGIEKITQLATEDEDFRDEIDALIERIKS, from the coding sequence ATGAATATAGAGTTATCAAAAATCTGGGAAGAAGTGAATGAGATGTTTAAGGTCGAGCTTTCCGAACTTACATACAATACATGGATTTCCAGCATGAAACCTATAGCTTTCAATGGAGATACAATCTTTGTTCATTCACCAAACGACTTTACTCGAAGGATGATAGAACAAAGATATAAAAAAACACTCGAAAAGTATCTTCATTTTTTACTGAATAAAAATATTGAAGTAATACTAGTAGATCCTTCTACTGAAGAAAAAACACTTGAAATCTATGCACAAAAATCAGACACTTTTATACCAATAAGTGAACCTGAGATTACTGACAGTGATGTGGAAACTCAAAAACCTACTACAGCAAACGATAATAGAAATAGAAACAGACTTATATCTAAATACACATTTGAGAATTTCGTAGCAGGTAAAAGTAACGAATTTGCACTCTCGGCATCCATGGCAGTTGCTGAATCTCCAGGAACATCTTATAATCCTCTCTTTATATATGGAGGAGCCGGACTTGGAAAAACACATCTTATGAACGCATGTGCACAGAAAATTCAAGATACCTATCCCGAAAAAAAAGTAGTCTACCTAAGTAGTGAAACCTTTACAAATGACCTGATTTCATCACTTAATAATAGAAAAAACAGGGAATTCAGAAAAAAATACAGAGAAGTGGATGTACTATTGATAGACGACATCCAATTTATTGCAGGTAAAACCGGTACACAGGAAGAATTTTTCCACACTTTCAACGATCTTTACAATGCAAATAAACAAATTATAATATCCTCGGACAGACCTCCAAAAGAGATAAAAACCCTTGAAGAAAGACTAATTTCCAGGTTTGAATGGGGATTGATAGCTGATATCCAGCAGCCTGACTTTGAAACAAGAGTCGCCATCCTAAACAAAAAGGTGGCAATGGAAGGGATTTACGTACCGAATGATGTACTGGAATACATCGCAATGAATATAAAATACAATATTAGAGAACTGGAAGGAGCACTATTAAAAGTAATAGCTTATTCCACTCTGATGAAAGTGGATAACATAAACCTTCCATTCGCAAAAGAAGCACTTAAAAAACTTATCAGTGAAACCGAAGAAAAAATTATAACCATAGACCTTATAAAAGATATAATAATCGACAATTACGCACTTCAAAGCGGAGATTTGGAATCGAAAAACCGATCGCGAAATATAGCCTTCCCTAGGCAGATTGCAATGTATCTTTCAAGACAGATGACTGATTTATCGCTTTTAAAAATTGCCAACTCATTCAATAGAGACCATAGTACGATAATACATGGTATAGAGAAAATTACACAACTTGCGACGGAAGACGAAGACTTTAGAGACGAAATAGATGCTCTTATAGAGAGAATAAAATCATAA
- the rpmH gene encoding 50S ribosomal protein L34, whose protein sequence is MKRTFQPNVRRRKKNHGFRKRMRTKSGRAVIQRRRLKGRKRLTA, encoded by the coding sequence ATGAAAAGAACTTTCCAACCTAATGTAAGAAGAAGAAAGAAAAATCATGGTTTTAGAAAGAGAATGAGAACTAAATCCGGAAGAGCCGTTATTCAAAGAAGAAGACTAAAAGGAAGAAAAAGATTAACAGCATAA
- a CDS encoding RNA-binding S4 domain-containing protein — MNTKKIKIDSEFIKLDQLLKYASLVQSGAEAKMLINDEQIIVNGEICTMRGKKLRPGDTIEFEDQKIIIE; from the coding sequence ATGAATACCAAAAAAATCAAAATAGACAGTGAATTTATAAAACTGGACCAATTATTGAAATACGCTTCACTGGTTCAGTCAGGTGCAGAGGCAAAGATGCTCATAAATGACGAACAGATTATAGTAAATGGTGAAATTTGCACCATGAGAGGTAAAAAACTCCGTCCTGGAGATACCATTGAATTTGAAGATCAAAAAATAATAATAGAATGA
- a CDS encoding YidC/Oxa1 family membrane protein insertase — MSILTNALGAILKFIYQSLTAMGNEPKNISYYALALIAMALLQKIFTMPLTLKGTRNAQRGQELNPQVEAIRKKYANDPATQNKKIMELYKENNYNPASGCLPMLIPIIIVFAMFSVIRNPAEYMLDKGTQIHEIAKNFIWVPDLSNPDPYIYGLPLVYAVSMFAYSSLMQTQQPGGDKNMQSMNMMMKYMMPIMMFFFSRSWPAGLILFWATSNISEIIIRAIMKFFIKKGETAS, encoded by the coding sequence TTGAGTATATTAACAAATGCACTAGGTGCTATATTAAAGTTCATTTATCAATCATTGACGGCAATGGGTAATGAACCGAAAAATATTTCATACTATGCACTAGCACTGATAGCAATGGCTCTTTTACAAAAGATTTTTACAATGCCATTGACTTTAAAAGGGACCAGAAATGCTCAAAGAGGTCAAGAACTAAACCCGCAAGTTGAAGCAATAAGAAAGAAATATGCAAATGATCCTGCGACACAAAACAAAAAGATTATGGAATTGTATAAGGAAAACAATTATAATCCCGCAAGTGGATGTCTACCGATGCTTATTCCAATAATCATAGTATTTGCAATGTTTAGTGTTATCAGGAATCCGGCTGAATATATGCTGGATAAGGGTACACAAATCCATGAGATTGCTAAGAATTTCATCTGGGTACCTGATTTAAGTAATCCGGATCCTTATATCTACGGTTTACCACTTGTATATGCGGTATCGATGTTTGCTTATTCATCGTTGATGCAGACTCAGCAACCAGGCGGAGACAAGAATATGCAATCGATGAATATGATGATGAAATACATGATGCCTATAATGATGTTTTTCTTTTCAAGATCTTGGCCGGCAGGTTTAATACTTTTCTGGGCGACAAGTAATATCAGTGAGATTATTATTCGAGCTATAATGAAATTCTTCATTAAAAAGGGGGAAACAGCTAGTTGA
- the rsmG gene encoding 16S rRNA (guanine(527)-N(7))-methyltransferase RsmG, whose amino-acid sequence MSSKLTELTASANIELSEENILKLTRYKELVLEWNQKFNLTAITDDEEFDIKHFYDCLLLLKLDEIKGAKKIIDIGTGAGFPGIPLAIMMPDTEFLLLDSLKKRIGFLEFVIEDLGLKKVRAIHARAEELGRDPAYREKYDICVSRAVASLDTLSEFCIPFVKPSGHFVSMKGSAGREELKDAKNAIEILGGKPEDIIEYELVEGDHKRFLISIKKIKSTSKKYPRAGGKPKSKPL is encoded by the coding sequence ATGAGTAGTAAACTTACTGAACTGACAGCTTCTGCAAATATTGAATTAAGTGAAGAAAACATACTAAAGCTTACAAGATATAAAGAGCTGGTACTGGAATGGAATCAAAAGTTCAATTTAACTGCTATAACAGATGATGAAGAGTTTGATATTAAGCATTTTTATGATTGCCTCTTGCTTTTAAAGCTGGATGAGATAAAAGGTGCAAAGAAAATCATAGATATAGGAACAGGTGCCGGATTTCCAGGAATACCACTTGCAATAATGATGCCGGATACAGAGTTTTTGTTACTGGATTCATTAAAGAAACGTATTGGTTTCTTAGAATTCGTAATCGAGGATCTGGGATTAAAAAAAGTCAGAGCCATCCATGCAAGAGCAGAAGAACTGGGCAGAGATCCTGCATATAGAGAAAAATACGATATTTGTGTCTCAAGAGCCGTTGCATCACTTGATACGCTTTCGGAATTCTGTATTCCCTTTGTAAAACCATCCGGTCATTTCGTATCCATGAAAGGATCTGCAGGAAGAGAAGAGCTCAAAGATGCAAAAAATGCCATCGAGATTCTGGGAGGAAAACCTGAGGATATTATCGAGTATGAGCTAGTCGAAGGAGATCATAAGAGATTCCTAATAAGTATAAAGAAGATTAAAAGCACTTCTAAAAAATACCCTAGAGCGGGTGGCAAGCCAAAGAGTAAACCGCTTTAG
- the dnaN gene encoding DNA polymerase III subunit beta, which yields MKIIINQSDLLKQINIAQKAISARTTMQVLEGILFEAKDGYLTLLATDFDMAIITKTACTIEEEGSIVINSTLFGNITRKLPDSPVSITVKDKNIKIKCESIEFNLTGLDPIEYPSLPEVETDKKLLISEELLSKSIKHTLFSTSIDDTRPALMGVLLDIERDNINFVSLDGYRLSRVRINIDDAPDIKVIIPARSLGELVKIIEPGQDIKISTMSGHILFEFGDTKFYSRLLEGKFVDYVSILNEKYSSYVKINRQSMVDSLERISLLAREDKARLVKILLDDNTLEIKSNTEIGDGYEKLSCELEGEGINIAFNNKYLLEGIKVIDTDEIKINLKGMINPVTIEPIDGDIDYTYLVLPVKLKSEEF from the coding sequence GTGAAGATAATAATTAATCAATCAGATTTGCTAAAACAAATAAATATTGCCCAAAAAGCAATCTCAGCCAGAACGACAATGCAGGTACTTGAAGGTATATTATTTGAAGCAAAAGATGGATATTTGACCCTTTTGGCAACGGATTTTGACATGGCTATTATTACAAAAACTGCTTGTACTATTGAAGAAGAGGGAAGTATAGTAATAAACTCCACCTTATTTGGAAATATAACAAGAAAATTACCGGACTCACCAGTGTCAATTACAGTAAAAGATAAAAATATAAAAATAAAATGTGAAAGTATAGAATTCAATTTAACCGGACTGGATCCTATTGAATACCCATCGCTTCCGGAAGTTGAAACGGATAAAAAACTGCTAATAAGCGAAGAACTACTTAGTAAATCCATAAAACATACACTCTTTTCAACATCCATTGATGACACCAGACCTGCACTTATGGGAGTACTTTTGGATATAGAAAGAGATAATATAAACTTCGTATCACTTGATGGATATAGATTGTCCAGAGTAAGAATAAATATAGATGATGCACCTGATATAAAAGTAATCATACCTGCCAGAAGTTTAGGTGAACTGGTAAAAATAATAGAACCCGGACAAGATATAAAGATATCCACAATGAGTGGACATATCTTATTTGAATTCGGAGATACTAAATTTTACTCCAGACTACTAGAAGGAAAATTCGTAGACTATGTTTCAATTCTAAACGAAAAATACTCTTCTTATGTAAAGATAAACAGACAGAGCATGGTAGACTCACTAGAAAGAATCTCCTTACTTGCAAGAGAAGACAAAGCAAGACTGGTTAAAATACTATTGGACGATAACACATTGGAAATCAAATCCAATACGGAAATTGGTGACGGTTATGAAAAACTTTCATGTGAACTGGAAGGAGAAGGCATCAATATAGCATTTAATAATAAATACTTACTTGAAGGTATCAAAGTTATCGACACAGATGAAATAAAGATAAATCTTAAAGGTATGATAAATCCGGTTACAATCGAACCGATAGACGGAGACATCGACTATACCTACCTAGTACTGCCTGTAAAACTTAAGAGTGAGGAATTTTGA
- the mnmE gene encoding tRNA uridine-5-carboxymethylaminomethyl(34) synthesis GTPase MnmE has translation MDKTIAAISTSIGEAGIGIVRMSGKTAIEIGKSVFVPANNREISDDSNRKLLYGHIYDGDTLIDEVLVAFMHAPYTYTKEDMVEIYTHGSIVSVKKVLELLLKRGADIAERGEFTKRAFLNGRLDLSQAEAVIDVIKAKTDSSYKQSINQLKGGLKDKISSLRNSLMEILMFVEVAINFSEDGQEELNTSKVIKDGRMLLEEMSELINTSNKGKIIRDGVNTIILGKPNVGKSSLLNNLLRENRAIVTDVPGTTRDMIEEFININEVAIRLVDTAGIRETDDIVEKIGVERSLELSENADLIIAIFDISNELDEEDHKILEIIKDKKTIVLLNKVDLGSIVAKEEIENTIGEVRIIETSMNHEIGIKELEESIVELFYLGDINMDSDIIISNSRHEKLLRESKQSLSDAIDAIESGIPIDCAEVDLRNSWIKLGEITGESTTPESVLDKIFSEFCIGK, from the coding sequence ATGGATAAGACAATTGCAGCAATATCCACTTCCATTGGGGAAGCTGGAATAGGAATTGTTCGAATGAGTGGAAAAACAGCTATAGAAATCGGAAAATCCGTTTTCGTACCTGCTAATAATAGAGAAATAAGTGATGATAGTAATAGAAAACTTCTATACGGTCATATATATGATGGAGATACTCTCATAGATGAAGTACTGGTTGCTTTTATGCACGCACCCTATACTTATACTAAAGAGGATATGGTAGAAATATATACACATGGAAGTATTGTAAGTGTCAAAAAAGTTTTGGAGCTCCTACTTAAAAGAGGAGCTGATATAGCCGAGAGAGGTGAGTTTACAAAAAGAGCTTTTCTAAATGGGAGACTCGATTTATCTCAAGCTGAAGCGGTCATAGATGTAATAAAAGCAAAGACGGATTCTTCTTACAAGCAGTCAATAAATCAACTAAAAGGCGGTCTTAAAGACAAAATCTCAAGTCTTAGAAATTCCCTTATGGAGATATTGATGTTTGTAGAAGTGGCTATCAATTTTTCCGAGGACGGTCAAGAAGAACTCAACACTTCAAAGGTCATAAAAGACGGTAGAATGCTATTGGAAGAAATGTCGGAACTTATAAATACTTCCAATAAGGGTAAGATAATAAGGGATGGTGTAAATACTATCATCCTGGGTAAACCGAATGTAGGAAAGTCTTCCCTACTTAATAATCTGCTTAGAGAAAATAGAGCAATAGTTACTGATGTACCCGGAACTACGAGGGATATGATTGAAGAATTTATCAATATAAATGAAGTGGCTATTAGACTTGTAGATACTGCAGGAATAAGGGAAACAGACGACATAGTTGAAAAAATAGGAGTTGAGAGATCCTTGGAATTGTCTGAAAATGCAGATTTAATTATTGCGATTTTCGACATATCAAATGAACTGGACGAAGAGGACCATAAGATACTCGAGATAATCAAGGATAAAAAGACAATAGTGCTACTCAATAAGGTTGACCTTGGAAGTATAGTTGCCAAGGAAGAGATTGAAAACACAATCGGTGAAGTGAGGATTATAGAAACTTCGATGAACCATGAGATAGGCATTAAAGAACTTGAAGAGTCTATAGTAGAGCTTTTCTATCTAGGCGATATAAATATGGACAGCGATATAATAATATCTAACTCGAGACATGAAAAACTATTAAGAGAATCAAAACAGAGTTTGTCAGATGCGATCGATGCTATAGAATCAGGTATACCTATAGACTGTGCGGAGGTTGATCTTAGAAACTCCTGGATAAAACTTGGAGAAATTACAGGCGAGTCGACTACACCTGAGTCGGTTCTTGATAAAATCTTCAGTGAATTTTGTATAGGTAAGTAA
- a CDS encoding competence/damage-inducible protein A — protein MKTEIISVGTELLLGDILNTNSKYISTKMAELGLPLYRHTTVGDNFERLCKAIITGLQDNDILILTGGLGPTPDDITKEACAKVLDLPLLLNDESYERLKEYFADRNSVENNMKQSVFPEGTIILPNRFGTADGGIIEAEGKIIIILPGPPKEMEPMFEEYVYPYLSKFSVQKFFSRFYRITGMGEWQMYSIIKDLIDTQTNPTVAPYAKKEALVIKLTAAAKDLESAEVLFEPYEKAFKERFKENYLGYDQRPLEERIGEIVIEKDLSISTAESITGGMVASTLINYPGISSVISESYVVYSDDAKKEILGVDKDILEKHSAVSPEVLKEMLYGIRRITKSDICLATTGYAGPNDDKVGLAYYGYLINDELYINGRVFKGLRNEIRQRVTRELLNALLKRLLDKDI, from the coding sequence ATGAAAACTGAAATTATATCTGTCGGAACAGAATTATTACTTGGAGATATTTTAAATACCAATTCAAAATATATATCTACAAAAATGGCTGAACTAGGTCTCCCTCTTTATAGACATACCACGGTAGGAGATAATTTTGAAAGGCTATGCAAAGCTATCATCACGGGCCTTCAAGATAATGATATCCTGATACTGACCGGAGGACTCGGACCTACGCCGGATGACATTACAAAAGAGGCATGCGCCAAGGTACTTGATTTGCCGTTGTTACTCAATGACGAGAGTTATGAGAGATTGAAGGAGTATTTTGCAGACAGAAACTCCGTTGAAAACAATATGAAACAATCAGTATTTCCTGAAGGGACTATCATCCTTCCAAATAGATTTGGAACAGCCGATGGAGGGATTATAGAAGCTGAAGGTAAAATTATTATAATACTGCCCGGACCACCTAAAGAGATGGAACCGATGTTCGAAGAGTATGTATATCCCTATCTTTCAAAATTCAGTGTGCAGAAGTTCTTCTCTAGGTTCTACAGAATCACAGGCATGGGAGAATGGCAGATGTACAGCATTATCAAAGATTTAATAGATACTCAGACAAATCCGACGGTAGCACCTTATGCAAAAAAAGAAGCGCTAGTTATAAAACTTACAGCAGCAGCAAAAGACTTGGAAAGTGCAGAAGTCTTGTTTGAACCTTATGAAAAAGCCTTTAAAGAACGTTTTAAGGAAAATTATTTAGGTTATGATCAAAGACCTCTAGAGGAGAGAATAGGAGAAATAGTTATTGAGAAGGATTTATCAATCTCAACTGCTGAATCCATTACAGGTGGAATGGTTGCCTCTACCCTAATCAATTATCCCGGAATCTCCAGTGTCATAAGTGAATCTTATGTAGTCTATAGCGATGATGCCAAGAAAGAGATCCTTGGTGTAGATAAGGACATATTGGAAAAACACAGTGCAGTCAGCCCTGAAGTCCTCAAAGAAATGCTCTATGGAATTAGGCGAATTACTAAATCTGATATTTGTCTTGCAACTACAGGATATGCAGGACCGAATGATGATAAAGTCGGCTTAGCTTACTATGGCTATCTAATTAATGATGAACTCTATATAAATGGTAGAGTATTTAAAGGACTAAGAAACGAAATACGACAAAGAGTAACAAGAGAATTATTAAATGCACTACTTAAAAGGCTACTTGATAAAGATATATAA
- the jag gene encoding RNA-binding cell elongation regulator Jag/EloR: MKSVIRTGKTVDEAVSQALEVLNTTKEKAKIEILEEPKSGLFGFIGSKDAVVRVSIPEEKSEVSEIIEEVFSNGTKEKAKEISEPVAEKVQEVEEKTEEFHQEKIEKVASESDEEIAVNLLNDILSGMDIKADLDVVKTESGIEIEIKNADDRDIGIIIGRRGETLDAIQYLVNLAQNKSVEEYTRVVIDINSYRKKREESLIRLAQKTAERAKRYKRNMRLEPMNPYERRIIHSALQKVNGVSTMSEGEEPYRRVIIKFNRK; encoded by the coding sequence TTGAAATCGGTAATTAGAACAGGAAAAACAGTTGATGAAGCTGTATCTCAAGCATTGGAAGTATTAAATACTACAAAAGAAAAAGCAAAGATAGAAATATTGGAAGAACCCAAGAGCGGGCTTTTCGGTTTTATAGGTTCAAAGGATGCAGTTGTAAGAGTCAGCATTCCGGAAGAAAAATCTGAAGTATCTGAAATAATAGAAGAGGTTTTCTCTAATGGAACTAAGGAGAAAGCAAAAGAGATAAGTGAACCTGTAGCTGAAAAAGTGCAAGAAGTCGAAGAAAAGACAGAAGAATTCCACCAAGAAAAAATCGAAAAAGTAGCAAGTGAATCGGATGAAGAGATTGCAGTGAATCTTTTAAATGACATACTTAGTGGAATGGACATCAAAGCTGATTTAGATGTAGTTAAAACAGAATCAGGAATTGAGATTGAGATTAAAAATGCCGATGATCGCGACATAGGGATCATTATCGGTAGGCGAGGCGAGACTCTCGATGCCATACAGTATCTAGTTAATTTAGCACAAAACAAATCTGTAGAAGAATATACCAGAGTCGTTATAGATATTAACTCTTATAGAAAAAAACGTGAGGAATCTTTAATAAGATTGGCACAAAAGACAGCTGAAAGAGCTAAGAGATATAAGAGAAATATGAGACTGGAACCAATGAATCCGTATGAAAGAAGAATCATACATTCCGCTCTACAAAAAGTTAATGGTGTAAGCACCATGAGCGAAGGTGAAGAACCTTATCGTAGAGTAATCATTAAGTTTAACAGAAAATAG